From the Natrarchaeobaculum aegyptiacum genome, one window contains:
- a CDS encoding PaaI family thioesterase — MTDDFESMIASFDDIESMLQYFIEENHEFLSWIGTTVENVDEGTMTLDVPYDEKLTNTRPNANGERADIHGGIAATLIDTAGGLSLRTTLEEPFGARIATINLNVNYLRPATGDLSATSNVIRAGGSVGVSEVTVESTTPDGETKEVATGQGAYRIFRSP, encoded by the coding sequence ATGACCGACGACTTCGAGTCGATGATCGCGTCGTTCGACGACATCGAGTCGATGCTCCAGTACTTCATCGAGGAGAATCACGAGTTTCTCTCGTGGATCGGCACGACCGTCGAGAACGTCGACGAGGGCACGATGACCCTCGACGTGCCCTACGACGAGAAACTGACGAACACGCGCCCGAACGCGAACGGCGAGCGGGCGGACATCCACGGCGGCATCGCCGCGACGCTGATCGACACCGCCGGCGGCCTCTCGCTGCGGACGACGCTCGAGGAACCCTTCGGTGCCCGAATCGCGACGATCAACCTGAACGTCAACTACCTGCGTCCGGCGACAGGCGACCTGTCTGCGACCTCGAACGTGATCCGTGCGGGCGGCAGCGTTGGCGTCAGCGAGGTCACCGTCGAGAGCACGACTCCCGACGGGGAGACCAAGGAAGTGGCGACCGGGCAGGGTGCCTACCGGATCTTCAGGTCACCGTAA
- a CDS encoding HAD family hydrolase, translating into MSAVLFDMDGVLVDSEDYWVDFQREEIFPAAVPDESVEAAETSGMNYREIYDYLEAEYGTAISRAEFEQRFAEAAHEIYTEHVEALDGLPALLAELEARDVPTAVVSSSPHEWIGWALERFDLEDSFDHVVSADDIDGASKPEPDVFTHAADVVGVPIEACVVVEDSENGIEAGARADATVVAYRIDAHGDIDRSPADVVVDAPDGLWETVLKLTD; encoded by the coding sequence ATGAGCGCAGTTCTGTTCGACATGGATGGCGTCCTCGTCGACAGCGAGGACTACTGGGTCGACTTCCAGCGCGAGGAAATCTTCCCAGCGGCCGTCCCCGACGAATCGGTCGAGGCCGCCGAGACCAGCGGCATGAACTACCGCGAAATATACGACTACCTCGAGGCCGAGTACGGCACTGCCATCTCGCGTGCGGAGTTCGAGCAGCGGTTCGCCGAGGCCGCCCACGAGATCTACACCGAGCACGTCGAAGCCCTCGACGGCCTTCCTGCCCTCCTCGCGGAACTCGAGGCCCGCGACGTTCCCACGGCGGTCGTCTCCTCGTCGCCACACGAGTGGATCGGCTGGGCACTCGAGCGCTTCGACCTCGAGGATTCTTTCGACCACGTCGTCAGCGCCGACGATATCGACGGGGCGAGCAAGCCAGAACCGGACGTCTTCACCCACGCCGCCGACGTCGTCGGCGTCCCGATCGAAGCGTGCGTCGTCGTCGAGGATTCTGAAAACGGCATCGAGGCCGGCGCTCGAGCCGACGCGACCGTCGTCGCCTACCGGATCGACGCCCACGGCGACATCGACCGCTCGCCGGCGGATGTCGTCGTCGACGCACCGGACGGACTTTGGGAGACCGTGCTGAAACTGACCGACTGA
- a CDS encoding molybdopterin synthase, whose translation MYVLGVHDHGADRDRLDRVVDRVVDRFSREGRVGVVRYDATIADGTTAAEALTVGGDVTYGLGADGDWTATGTGMDVASALDQLTPTCDYAVVVGVPGLRYPSVLVDPATAVDDAAEGPDDTDAAGEVLATVESPADVDEDALLESLHATEPHETLESLVTRVKRSPKAERSGAIATFTGRVRTKDDPDDDPTEYLEFEKYEGVAEERMATIERELEARDGVLEVELYHRTGVVERGEDIVFVVVLAGHREEAFRTVEDGINRLKDEVPLFKKEVTVDDEFWVHERSA comes from the coding sequence ATGTACGTACTCGGAGTGCACGATCACGGTGCCGACCGGGACCGACTCGATCGGGTCGTCGATCGGGTCGTCGATCGGTTCTCGCGGGAGGGGCGGGTGGGCGTCGTTCGCTACGACGCGACCATCGCCGACGGCACGACGGCGGCGGAAGCGCTTACCGTCGGTGGGGACGTCACCTACGGCCTCGGGGCCGACGGCGACTGGACGGCCACCGGGACGGGGATGGACGTCGCCAGCGCGCTCGACCAGTTGACGCCGACGTGTGACTACGCCGTCGTCGTCGGTGTGCCCGGGCTGCGGTACCCGTCGGTGCTCGTCGACCCAGCGACCGCGGTGGACGACGCTGCCGAGGGACCCGACGACACGGACGCCGCTGGTGAGGTCCTCGCCACCGTCGAATCGCCGGCCGACGTAGACGAAGACGCCCTCCTCGAGTCGCTGCACGCGACCGAACCTCACGAGACCCTCGAGTCGCTCGTCACCCGCGTCAAGCGCTCTCCGAAGGCAGAACGATCGGGAGCGATCGCCACCTTCACCGGACGCGTCCGGACGAAAGACGACCCCGACGACGACCCGACGGAGTACCTCGAGTTCGAGAAGTACGAAGGTGTCGCCGAAGAGCGGATGGCCACCATCGAGCGCGAACTCGAGGCCCGCGACGGCGTTCTCGAGGTCGAACTCTACCACCGGACCGGCGTCGTCGAACGCGGCGAGGACATCGTCTTCGTGGTCGTCCTCGCCGGGCACCGCGAGGAGGCGTTTCGAACGGTCGAAGACGGCATCAACCGCCTCAAAGACGAGGTGCCGCTGTTCAAGAAGGAAGTGACCGTCGACGACGAGTTCTGGGTGCACGAGCGCTCGGCGTGA
- a CDS encoding DUF7123 family protein → MSMSTTAQPSTESKERRLKRYLRERAEDGELYFKGKFIADDVGMSPKEIGALMVKLSESVEDLEIEKWSYTSATTWRVAPA, encoded by the coding sequence ATGTCGATGAGCACGACAGCACAACCCTCCACGGAAAGCAAGGAACGCCGCCTGAAACGCTACCTGCGCGAACGCGCCGAAGACGGTGAACTCTACTTCAAGGGTAAGTTCATCGCAGACGACGTCGGTATGTCCCCCAAAGAGATCGGCGCGCTCATGGTCAAGCTCTCGGAGTCCGTCGAAGACCTCGAGATCGAGAAGTGGTCGTACACGAGCGCGACCACGTGGCGCGTCGCACCCGCGTAA
- a CDS encoding site-2 protease family protein has translation MDDGTRPAAEPPWVTPPPDGPPLERLRPVFAVYEVTREDDRLIYYGVARADGTTVLEELWPVFRECGYELELEQRAGGHALVAEPSSVGIDGVPWTNLLLFVLTVLSTLFAGSMWYHIDPFTNPTEIWRAWPFTAAIIGVLGVHEMGHYVMSRYHQVDASLPYFIPVPTLIGTMGAVIKMNGRMPDRRALFDIGVAGPLAGLVATVAIAIVGLHLPPVQAPQSVIDHPDAVQIQLGYPPLLELLALAFDQQLYYEGGAHVNPVVVGAWVGLFVTFLNLIPVGQLDGGHILRAMAGEYQPLIAALVPGALFGLAAYLYTVGDAGINAVVIWAIWGVFTAVLATAGPVRPVRDESLGPGRFLLGILTFALGVLCFAPVPVEVVV, from the coding sequence ATGGACGACGGGACGCGACCCGCGGCGGAGCCGCCGTGGGTCACCCCACCGCCGGACGGACCGCCACTCGAGCGCCTCCGACCGGTATTTGCGGTGTACGAGGTAACTCGAGAGGACGACCGACTGATCTACTACGGCGTCGCTCGCGCAGACGGGACGACCGTTCTCGAGGAGCTGTGGCCGGTCTTTCGCGAGTGCGGGTACGAACTCGAACTCGAACAGCGCGCGGGCGGCCACGCGCTGGTCGCCGAGCCGAGTTCGGTCGGGATCGACGGCGTGCCGTGGACGAATCTCCTGTTGTTCGTGTTGACGGTCCTCTCGACGCTCTTTGCGGGCTCGATGTGGTATCACATCGATCCGTTCACGAACCCGACGGAGATCTGGCGCGCCTGGCCGTTCACGGCCGCGATCATCGGCGTCCTCGGGGTTCACGAGATGGGCCACTACGTGATGAGCCGCTACCATCAGGTCGACGCCTCGCTGCCGTACTTCATCCCGGTGCCGACGCTCATCGGGACGATGGGGGCGGTGATCAAGATGAACGGCCGGATGCCCGACCGACGGGCGCTGTTCGACATCGGTGTCGCCGGGCCGCTGGCTGGCCTCGTGGCGACGGTCGCCATCGCGATCGTCGGGCTGCACCTGCCGCCAGTGCAGGCCCCCCAGTCGGTGATCGACCACCCCGATGCGGTCCAGATCCAGCTCGGGTATCCGCCGCTACTCGAGTTGCTGGCTCTGGCGTTCGACCAGCAACTCTACTACGAGGGTGGAGCGCACGTGAATCCGGTCGTCGTCGGTGCCTGGGTCGGTCTGTTCGTCACCTTCCTCAACTTGATTCCCGTCGGGCAACTCGACGGCGGGCACATCCTCCGGGCGATGGCCGGCGAGTACCAGCCCCTGATCGCGGCGCTGGTCCCCGGGGCGCTGTTCGGGCTCGCGGCGTACCTCTACACCGTCGGTGACGCCGGGATCAACGCTGTCGTCATCTGGGCGATCTGGGGCGTCTTCACCGCAGTCCTCGCGACGGCGGGGCCGGTTCGGCCGGTCCGGGACGAGTCACTCGGCCCGGGCCGATTCCTCCTTGGAATCCTCACGTTCGCACTCGGCGTGCTCTGTTTCGCGCCGGTCCCCGTCGAGGTCGTCGTCTGA
- a CDS encoding CapA family protein, with amino-acid sequence MSPRIGFTGDVMLGRVVDDRQRRRPVDAVWGSTLERLQHLDGLVSNLECVLSTRGTPWQRTYRPFHFRADPDWAVPALERAGVDVCALANNHVLDYETVALRDTLEHLDEAGIAHAGAGETIDEALEPARFAAGDVDVAVVSLTDNTPEYAADEDSPGTAWIPVDVEDETTRERVETALERARETNPDLLVASLHWGPNMVTEPPESFREFARYLVDHGVGFVHGHSAHVFHGLEVYDGVPIVYDAGDFVDDYRVDPELRNDRSFLFVLSTSADGAHEDLRLYPTEIDDCAVHEASPGAAEWARDRMRQLSEPFGTTFERDDEALVCSLEG; translated from the coding sequence ATGTCCCCACGAATCGGCTTCACGGGCGACGTCATGCTGGGCCGGGTCGTCGACGATCGCCAGCGTCGCCGACCGGTCGACGCCGTCTGGGGATCGACTCTCGAGCGCTTACAGCACCTCGACGGGCTGGTGAGCAACCTCGAGTGCGTCCTCTCGACGCGGGGCACGCCGTGGCAGCGAACGTATCGACCGTTTCACTTCAGGGCCGATCCGGACTGGGCCGTCCCCGCCCTCGAACGCGCGGGCGTCGACGTCTGCGCGCTCGCGAACAATCACGTTCTCGACTACGAGACGGTGGCGCTACGGGATACCCTCGAACACCTGGACGAGGCCGGAATCGCCCACGCTGGAGCCGGCGAGACGATCGACGAGGCACTCGAGCCCGCCCGATTCGCCGCGGGAGACGTCGACGTCGCCGTCGTCTCGCTGACCGACAACACGCCCGAGTACGCGGCCGACGAGGACTCGCCCGGCACCGCGTGGATACCGGTGGACGTCGAGGACGAGACGACGCGCGAGCGGGTCGAAACCGCGCTCGAGCGGGCGCGCGAGACGAACCCCGACCTGCTCGTCGCTTCGCTGCACTGGGGGCCGAACATGGTCACCGAACCGCCCGAGTCGTTTCGCGAGTTCGCCCGATACCTCGTCGACCACGGCGTGGGATTCGTCCACGGCCACAGCGCTCACGTTTTCCATGGGCTCGAGGTGTACGACGGCGTCCCGATCGTCTACGACGCGGGCGACTTCGTCGACGACTACCGGGTCGACCCCGAGTTGCGAAACGACCGGAGCTTCCTGTTCGTCCTCTCGACCTCGGCGGACGGTGCACACGAGGACCTTCGCCTGTACCCCACCGAGATCGACGATTGTGCGGTCCACGAGGCCAGCCCCGGCGCAGCCGAGTGGGCGCGAGACCGGATGCGACAACTCTCGGAACCGTTCGGGACCACGTTCGAGCGCGACGACGAGGCGCTGGTCTGTTCGCTCGAGGGGTGA
- the thiL gene encoding thiamine-phosphate kinase yields the protein MDERAALTLLAEELEAVGDDAAIVDDLVVTTDMLHERTDFPPGTSRYTAGWRAVGASLSDVAAMGAEATAAVAAYAAPEFDPDELLAFVRGARDVCELVGARYVGGDLDGHQEFTVTTTAIGHTDDPVLRSGASPGDVVCVTGNLGRSAAALELFQRAERATPDRTEKPDADIRERANDLFRFEPRVDAGLALASHATAMMDSSDGLSRSLHQLGEASGCGFAIEADRVPIADALAAIGDGDERTGDTLERALTFGEDFELVVTLPEDALESARAACPVPLTRVGQVVDREEGVTIDGDLLPDRGFTHGDP from the coding sequence ATGGACGAGCGGGCCGCCCTGACGCTACTGGCCGAGGAACTCGAGGCCGTCGGCGACGACGCCGCGATTGTCGACGACCTCGTGGTCACGACCGACATGCTCCACGAGCGGACGGACTTTCCACCGGGGACGAGCCGCTACACCGCCGGCTGGCGGGCCGTCGGTGCCTCGCTCTCTGACGTCGCCGCGATGGGTGCCGAGGCGACGGCCGCGGTCGCCGCCTACGCGGCTCCCGAGTTCGACCCCGACGAGCTACTCGCGTTCGTCCGCGGCGCGCGCGACGTCTGCGAACTGGTGGGGGCTCGCTACGTCGGCGGCGACCTCGATGGCCACCAGGAGTTTACGGTGACGACGACTGCCATCGGTCACACTGACGACCCGGTGTTGCGCAGCGGAGCCAGTCCCGGCGACGTCGTCTGCGTCACGGGCAACCTCGGCCGAAGCGCCGCCGCTCTCGAGCTATTCCAGCGAGCCGAGCGAGCGACCCCGGACAGAACCGAGAAACCCGATGCCGACATCCGCGAGCGGGCCAACGACCTCTTTCGCTTCGAACCGCGCGTCGACGCCGGGCTGGCGCTCGCCTCACACGCGACCGCGATGATGGACTCGAGTGACGGCCTCTCACGGTCGCTCCACCAGTTAGGCGAGGCGAGCGGCTGTGGGTTCGCGATCGAGGCAGATCGGGTCCCGATCGCCGACGCGCTCGCGGCCATCGGCGACGGCGACGAGAGGACCGGGGACACTCTCGAGCGAGCGCTCACGTTCGGCGAGGACTTCGAACTGGTCGTCACCCTCCCCGAAGACGCACTCGAATCGGCACGGGCGGCGTGTCCGGTCCCGCTCACTCGAGTTGGGCAAGTCGTCGACCGGGAAGAAGGCGTCACGATCGACGGCGACCTGCTCCCGGATCGGGGGTTCACCCACGGCGATCCCTGA
- a CDS encoding lipoyl protein ligase domain-containing protein yields the protein MYVYRGRAADVTVDRSVSERLLEHAAGGDSAVRVWTPHRQFAFGRRDRRLEGYDRARERARDRGFPPLEREVGGRAVAYDGETTLAFARAAPVADLRRGTDERYERVTAAVENALREVGLDSVQRGEPANSFCPGAHSLSVTRGAGLEKVVGIAQRVRHDAALTAGIVVVDRRDELATALEAVYDALEVPFDPASVGSVATGDGPTDPDAVAAALENALVGDRSATIRSVDTLVET from the coding sequence GTGTACGTCTACCGGGGTCGTGCAGCCGACGTCACAGTCGACCGGTCCGTCAGCGAGCGGCTGCTCGAGCACGCGGCCGGCGGCGACTCCGCCGTTCGCGTCTGGACACCCCACCGACAGTTCGCTTTCGGCCGCCGAGATCGACGACTCGAGGGCTACGACCGGGCCCGCGAACGCGCCCGCGACCGAGGGTTTCCGCCGCTCGAGCGCGAGGTCGGCGGGCGGGCGGTCGCCTACGACGGCGAGACGACGCTCGCGTTCGCCCGCGCGGCCCCGGTCGCCGACCTCCGCCGCGGGACCGACGAGCGCTACGAGCGCGTGACGGCAGCCGTCGAAAACGCACTCAGAGAGGTCGGCCTCGACTCCGTCCAGCGGGGTGAACCGGCGAACTCCTTCTGTCCGGGTGCGCACTCGCTGTCGGTCACACGTGGAGCTGGCCTCGAGAAGGTCGTCGGCATCGCCCAGCGCGTCCGACACGACGCTGCACTCACCGCCGGCATCGTCGTCGTCGACCGCCGGGACGAACTGGCGACCGCCCTCGAGGCCGTCTACGACGCACTCGAGGTCCCGTTCGATCCAGCCTCCGTCGGTAGCGTCGCAACCGGCGACGGACCCACAGACCCCGACGCGGTCGCAGCCGCACTCGAGAATGCGCTCGTCGGTGACCGATCTGCGACGATCCGGTCGGTCGACACCCTCGTCGAAACCTGA
- a CDS encoding 30S ribosomal protein S19e: MATMYDVPADDLIEAVAEELEDTLEEPEWNQFAKAGVDRELPPEQENFWAIRAASLLRKVADRGPIGVERLSTEYGGSKPGSNRYRVAPDKRADGSRNVIRTILQQLEDEDLVETAEGQGRRITPEGRSLLDDTAGSVLEDLDRPELERYA; encoded by the coding sequence ATGGCTACGATGTACGACGTTCCGGCGGACGACCTCATCGAGGCGGTCGCCGAGGAACTCGAGGACACGCTCGAGGAACCGGAGTGGAACCAGTTCGCGAAAGCTGGCGTCGACCGTGAACTGCCTCCCGAACAGGAGAACTTCTGGGCGATCCGCGCAGCGAGTCTGCTGCGGAAGGTCGCCGACCGCGGACCGATCGGCGTCGAGCGACTCTCGACGGAATACGGTGGCTCGAAACCCGGCTCGAACCGCTACCGCGTTGCTCCCGACAAGCGCGCCGACGGCTCGCGCAACGTGATCCGAACGATCCTCCAGCAACTCGAGGACGAAGACCTCGTCGAGACCGCCGAAGGGCAGGGCCGCCGCATCACCCCCGAGGGTCGCAGCCTGCTCGACGACACCGCTGGCTCCGTCCTCGAGGACCTCGACCGTCCGGAACTCGAGCGCTACGCCTGA